The uncultured Methanobrevibacter sp. genome has a segment encoding these proteins:
- a CDS encoding 30S ribosomal protein S8e, which produces MAISQGKSTRSPSGARNVANRGKRKSELGRDPAETRLDEKKLRKIRTRGGNEKLRLATGNKINVTDANGKTQVVDILGVIENTANPNYVRRNIITKGAIVETTEGNAKVTSRPGQDGVINGILI; this is translated from the coding sequence ATGGCAATTTCTCAAGGAAAATCAACTAGAAGTCCATCTGGTGCAAGAAATGTTGCAAACCGTGGAAAAAGAAAATCAGAATTAGGAAGAGATCCTGCTGAAACTAGATTAGATGAAAAAAAATTAAGAAAAATCAGAACCCGTGGTGGAAACGAAAAACTCAGATTAGCTACAGGTAATAAAATCAATGTTACCGACGCTAACGGAAAAACCCAAGTAGTAGATATTCTTGGAGTAATAGAAAACACCGCAAACCCTAACTACGTAAGAAGGAACATCATTACCAAAGGTGCTATTGTAGAAACCACTGAAGGTAATGCTAAAGTAACATCCAGACCTGGTCAAGACGGTGTTATTAACGGAATTTTAATTTAA